One genomic region from Leptolyngbyaceae cyanobacterium JSC-12 encodes:
- a CDS encoding formyltetrahydrofolate deformylase (IMG reference gene:2510096090~PFAM: ACT domain; Formyl transferase~TIGRFAM: formyltetrahydrofolate deformylase), translated as MRHPTATLLISCPDQKGLVAKFANFIYSNGGNIIHADQHTDFSAGLFLTRIEWQLEGFNLPREIIGAAFNAIAQPLQANWQLHFSDTIPRIAIWVSKQDHCLFDLVWRQRSGEFHAEIPLIISNHSDLESVAQQFKIDYHHIAITQETKPQQELKQLKILQDYKIDLVILAKYMQVLSSDFLAKFPMIINIHHSFLPAFPGANPYHRAYDRGVKIIGATAHYATADLDEGPIIEQDVVRVSHRDNVDDLIRKGKDLERVVLARAVRLHLQNRVLVYGNRTVVFG; from the coding sequence ATGAGACATCCTACAGCTACTCTGCTAATTTCCTGCCCTGACCAAAAAGGGTTGGTTGCTAAGTTTGCCAACTTTATTTATTCCAATGGTGGCAATATTATTCATGCCGATCAGCACACTGATTTTTCTGCTGGATTGTTCCTGACACGGATTGAGTGGCAACTTGAGGGATTCAATTTACCCCGCGAAATTATTGGGGCAGCCTTTAACGCGATCGCCCAACCACTCCAGGCGAACTGGCAACTGCACTTCTCAGATACCATTCCTCGTATCGCCATTTGGGTAAGCAAGCAAGATCATTGTTTGTTTGATTTAGTTTGGCGACAACGTTCTGGTGAATTTCATGCTGAAATCCCCCTCATCATCAGCAATCATTCAGACTTAGAAAGTGTTGCCCAGCAATTTAAGATTGACTATCATCACATTGCAATCACCCAAGAGACGAAACCACAACAGGAATTGAAACAGCTTAAAATTTTGCAAGATTATAAGATTGATCTTGTCATTCTGGCAAAATACATGCAAGTACTCAGTTCAGACTTTTTAGCAAAGTTTCCAATGATTATTAATATCCATCACTCCTTCTTACCCGCTTTCCCCGGTGCTAATCCTTACCACCGGGCTTATGATCGTGGTGTGAAAATCATTGGAGCAACTGCTCACTATGCCACTGCCGATTTAGATGAAGGTCCAATTATTGAGCAGGATGTGGTACGGGTTAGCCATCGAGATAATGTGGATGATTTAATTCGGAAGGGAAAAGATTTAGAACGTGTAGTTTTGGCGCGGGCTGTTCGCTTACACTTACAAAACCGGGTGCTTGTGTATGGCAACCGAACTGTTGTGTTTGGATAA
- a CDS encoding hypothetical protein (IMG reference gene:2510096091), with the protein MKIQRTPIVLLAIAALLGGVVIFSQTQDTAKLEQQDTAQKLFPFQESDIRAFTLKTPQQTLSFTKVPAASPAASNPATPSPAPAPSLWHMTAPKSTLANDGSVAFLLNLIATGKREKTLTVPATQLAEFGFSRPLATINVTLQDQKMHQLVLGNPDFNRSYLYAQVDPPAQASGNQTVHLVSLDFENAVTRPLAEWEYSSSASPRPTDGKSNEKPNK; encoded by the coding sequence ATGAAGATTCAGCGCACACCGATTGTTTTGCTCGCGATCGCAGCCTTGCTGGGCGGCGTTGTGATTTTCTCCCAAACTCAAGACACAGCAAAATTAGAGCAACAAGACACTGCTCAGAAACTCTTCCCGTTTCAAGAATCAGACATTCGTGCCTTTACCCTCAAAACTCCACAGCAAACTCTGTCGTTTACCAAAGTCCCAGCCGCCAGCCCAGCCGCATCTAACCCTGCTACTCCCAGTCCGGCTCCGGCTCCTTCACTGTGGCATATGACTGCGCCCAAATCAACTCTAGCGAACGACGGTTCAGTAGCTTTTTTGCTAAATTTGATTGCCACAGGCAAACGCGAAAAAACCTTAACGGTTCCAGCCACGCAACTAGCAGAATTTGGCTTCAGTCGACCCTTGGCGACCATCAACGTCACACTGCAAGACCAGAAAATGCATCAATTGGTTTTAGGGAATCCCGATTTCAATCGCAGTTATTTGTATGCTCAGGTTGATCCGCCCGCTCAAGCAAGTGGCAATCAAACTGTTCATTTAGTCTCCCTGGATTTTGAAAATGCCGTGACTCGTCCCCTTGCTGAATGGGAATATTCATCCAGCGCTAGCCCTCGACCCACAGATGGGAAATCTAACGAAAAACCAAATAAATAA
- a CDS encoding Protein of unknown function (DUF3370) (IMG reference gene:2510096092~PFAM: Protein of unknown function (DUF3370)): MLSVLSSLVLAQASPTPLPSQEIKVPQVVRVLPGRLDSVPVFNSNSPELVQTEGILLSTFPPTGKRTPTAHLNKSLQGRFDVFAHHIAKAKTPDDLRSLYLGILLHNPGKQPITVDVLHAASYLSQPDAPFITLPPYVDNPLGTVFAGPGSRAMMDVLQGKRQEEFPAQIVIPPGQSQMLLNLPIPIKLLDPPINGRSTLIRAWSSAPIYAASLAMFAPTDASGSERAPTVAEWQTLLETGALAGPRDKPPTPPNQKTGVMIYGRVAGVAQGSRWNAQVVDPPGIQPDDPKTWYLSIPASGEAFSYGLSTLTGGTLGTQQVQTAQMLVRYPDTAYEAHGNYAIEYNLTLPLQNPTNDTQKVAVMIETPIKEDQPQNGQLRFFEPPARQVFFRGTVRIRYNDDRNLPQTRYVHLVQRRGQQGKPLVEMMMKPGERRFVTVDLLYPPDSTPPQILTIKNLGQP, translated from the coding sequence ATGCTGTCCGTTCTATCTTCACTCGTTTTAGCGCAAGCATCCCCCACGCCTCTACCCAGCCAGGAAATTAAAGTACCGCAGGTGGTGCGGGTATTGCCAGGACGATTAGACTCTGTACCTGTATTTAATAGCAACAGTCCTGAACTGGTGCAAACAGAAGGAATTTTGCTGTCCACGTTTCCGCCCACAGGTAAACGCACGCCTACCGCGCATCTGAACAAATCTTTGCAAGGGCGATTTGATGTATTTGCTCACCACATTGCTAAAGCTAAAACGCCAGATGATTTGCGATCGCTATACCTCGGCATTCTGCTGCACAATCCCGGAAAACAGCCTATCACAGTCGATGTGCTCCATGCTGCCAGCTATCTGAGCCAACCGGATGCACCGTTTATCACCTTACCACCCTATGTAGACAATCCCCTGGGAACAGTATTTGCTGGACCAGGAAGCCGAGCAATGATGGATGTGTTGCAGGGTAAACGGCAAGAAGAATTTCCAGCCCAAATTGTGATTCCGCCTGGACAAAGCCAGATGTTGCTGAACTTGCCGATTCCCATAAAACTGCTAGACCCACCGATTAATGGGCGATCAACACTGATTCGTGCCTGGAGTAGTGCTCCCATTTATGCTGCCAGTTTAGCCATGTTTGCGCCCACTGATGCCAGCGGCAGTGAACGAGCACCCACTGTAGCAGAATGGCAAACACTGTTAGAAACGGGTGCTCTTGCCGGTCCACGGGACAAACCGCCCACGCCCCCCAATCAGAAAACAGGCGTAATGATTTACGGGCGGGTGGCAGGTGTGGCTCAGGGTTCTCGTTGGAATGCTCAAGTCGTTGATCCACCGGGAATTCAGCCCGATGATCCTAAGACCTGGTATCTCAGCATTCCTGCCAGTGGCGAAGCCTTTTCTTACGGACTCAGTACTTTGACTGGCGGAACATTGGGCACTCAACAGGTACAAACAGCGCAAATGCTGGTTCGTTATCCAGACACAGCCTATGAAGCACATGGCAATTACGCGATCGAATACAATCTGACACTACCTTTGCAAAACCCAACTAACGATACTCAAAAAGTGGCGGTCATGATAGAAACGCCCATTAAAGAAGACCAGCCCCAAAATGGACAGTTACGCTTTTTTGAGCCACCTGCCCGTCAAGTCTTCTTCCGCGGAACGGTACGGATTCGTTACAACGACGATCGCAATTTGCCCCAAACTCGCTATGTGCATCTGGTACAGCGTCGAGGACAACAGGGCAAACCGTTAGTTGAAATGATGATGAAACCGGGAGAACGACGCTTTGTCACTGTTGATCTTCTTTATCCACCAGACTCGACTCCACCGCAAATTCTGACGATTAAGAATTTAGGACAGCCATGA
- a CDS encoding pyroglutamyl peptidase I (IMG reference gene:2510096093~PFAM: Pyroglutamyl peptidase), with protein MSFGMHPRMLLTSFDVWEPHHVSNASDDLLAELLNRQMLDETVQLLRKVVVDFQLAPEVIITKIQHMQPDVVVCCGMAERRLWLTVESNGTVASDIRYTTVDIHHLVQHLSHTKVSHNAGRFVCNHTYYMILKYIAEHQLKTDCIFVHVPVLNHQNIDAIVHDFSTILTRLRSKSNHLGTHSIDDYVRI; from the coding sequence ATGAGTTTCGGGATGCATCCTAGAATGTTACTAACGTCATTTGATGTGTGGGAACCGCACCACGTTTCCAATGCATCGGATGATCTATTAGCCGAGTTGCTGAATCGCCAAATGCTGGATGAGACGGTGCAGCTTCTGCGCAAAGTCGTGGTTGATTTTCAGCTAGCACCTGAAGTGATTATTACTAAAATTCAACACATGCAGCCTGATGTGGTGGTATGTTGCGGCATGGCAGAACGACGATTGTGGCTAACAGTTGAATCTAACGGCACAGTGGCATCAGATATTCGCTACACTACCGTGGACATACATCATCTGGTTCAACACTTATCGCATACGAAAGTGAGCCACAATGCAGGTCGATTTGTTTGTAATCACACTTATTACATGATTCTCAAATATATTGCCGAACACCAACTAAAAACTGATTGTATATTCGTTCATGTTCCAGTTTTGAATCATCAGAATATAGATGCGATCGTCCACGACTTTTCCACGATTCTCACCAGACTCCGATCAAAAAGTAATCACCTCGGAACCCATTCGATAGATGACTATGTCAGGATATAG
- a CDS encoding imidazole glycerol phosphate synthase, glutamine amidotransferase subunit (IMG reference gene:2510096094~PFAM: Glutamine amidotransferase class-I~TIGRFAM: imidazole glycerol phosphate synthase, glutamine amidotransferase subunit) yields MPAIAVIDYDMGNLHSACKGLENAGAKPIITDSPAELATAEAIVLPGVGAFDPAMQHLRSRHLEQPIKAAIASGKPFLGICLGLQILFDSSEEGTEPGLGIIPGIVKRFRSEPGITIPHMGWNQLDFTQSHCPLWKDLPPHPWLYFVHSYYAAPSDQTVQAATTTHGSQTVTVAIARDNLMAVQFHPEKSSTCGLKVLANFVEFAATRQPQYAINKNQK; encoded by the coding sequence ATGCCAGCGATCGCAGTGATTGATTATGACATGGGAAATCTCCATTCTGCCTGCAAAGGGTTAGAAAATGCAGGGGCAAAGCCAATCATTACCGATTCTCCAGCAGAATTAGCAACGGCGGAAGCGATTGTGCTGCCAGGAGTCGGGGCATTTGATCCCGCCATGCAGCATCTGCGATCGCGCCATTTAGAACAACCTATCAAAGCTGCGATCGCCAGTGGCAAACCGTTTTTGGGCATTTGCCTGGGCTTGCAAATTTTGTTTGATTCCAGCGAAGAAGGAACTGAACCAGGCTTGGGAATTATTCCTGGCATCGTCAAACGTTTCCGCTCTGAACCTGGCATTACGATTCCTCATATGGGCTGGAACCAGCTAGACTTTACCCAATCCCACTGTCCCTTGTGGAAAGACTTGCCGCCCCATCCCTGGCTTTACTTTGTGCATTCTTATTACGCTGCGCCTTCCGATCAAACCGTGCAGGCTGCCACCACCACTCATGGTAGCCAAACTGTGACTGTTGCAATCGCCCGTGATAATCTCATGGCTGTTCAGTTTCACCCGGAAAAATCCTCAACGTGTGGCTTGAAGGTATTAGCAAACTTTGTTGAGTTTGCCGCCACTCGCCAACCGCAATATGCAATCAACAAAAACCAGAAATAA
- a CDS encoding pantothenate kinase, type III (IMG reference gene:2510096095~PFAM: Bordetella pertussis Bvg accessory factor family~TIGRFAM: pantothenate kinase, type III), with product MAEIWLALVIGNSRLHWALFEGDILHATWDEPHLSISESLKNHPLSLIPHSRFPIPDSPIPPHLWIISVVPDQTRLWANYPQVHFLTLEDVPLKGMYPTLGIDRALAVWGAITMVGRPVLVIDAGTALTFTGADADGCLVGGAILPGLRLQVEALGQKTAALPTIHLEQQSNSLPDRWACGTEGAIASGIFHTLLAGIQSFVADWQHRFPESQVVMTGGDSQTLYAGLQQQAPTLAASITIDPHLIFKGIHASKRQSFLAM from the coding sequence GTGGCTGAAATTTGGTTAGCACTGGTCATTGGCAATTCTCGCCTGCACTGGGCGCTGTTTGAAGGTGACATCCTTCACGCCACCTGGGACGAACCCCATCTGTCAATCTCTGAGTCACTCAAAAACCACCCCTTATCCCTCATTCCCCATTCCCGATTCCCTATTCCAGATTCTCCTATTCCCCCTCATCTCTGGATCATCTCTGTTGTCCCAGATCAAACTCGACTTTGGGCGAACTATCCCCAGGTACATTTTTTGACTTTAGAAGATGTTCCCCTGAAGGGAATGTATCCAACGTTAGGAATCGATCGCGCTCTGGCAGTATGGGGAGCTATTACTATGGTGGGACGCCCAGTGCTGGTGATTGATGCTGGAACCGCACTGACCTTCACGGGAGCGGATGCAGATGGTTGCCTGGTGGGTGGTGCTATTCTTCCTGGCTTACGCCTGCAAGTTGAGGCACTGGGACAAAAAACGGCTGCCTTACCAACTATTCATCTGGAGCAGCAGTCAAATTCGCTGCCAGACCGTTGGGCATGCGGAACGGAAGGAGCGATCGCTAGTGGCATTTTTCACACGCTTTTAGCAGGCATTCAGTCTTTTGTTGCAGACTGGCAACACCGTTTTCCAGAAAGCCAGGTAGTGATGACTGGCGGAGACAGCCAGACTTTGTATGCAGGACTTCAACAACAAGCACCAACTCTGGCTGCCTCTATTACAATTGATCCGCACCTGATCTTTAAGGGAATACATGCCAGCAAACGTCAAAGTTTTCTGGCAATGTGA
- a CDS encoding hypothetical protein (IMG reference gene:2510096096), translated as MRTAILGSLLAISFAGFSEVGLLHPAIAQSNPTQSNPVQSSSAISPIKVKLLSPGTGNRQTLRFKPVVGTKQLSLMSFDQALLIKLAGESLPSVALPLVTTSIEVVVTKVDANGDIHYQFRYPEVDVKAKPGVQPAIVEAMRSQLKSLQEIRGSFVMSDRGNIKAAQFDLPETLDPTIRQVLEQMSQSVNQLSFPFPEEPVAIGAKWQASNSPTLNGITLIQTSTYELVDLKNGVATLKFQVEQQASQQRITPPPPFPNLQMQLKSLTSQGEGQSILDLSKPFVQSATLSMKSASQMNVTNPEVSQEIDMAMQVTVQLNFEPK; from the coding sequence ATGAGAACCGCAATTTTAGGAAGTCTATTGGCTATTAGTTTCGCAGGGTTTAGCGAGGTTGGATTGCTCCACCCTGCGATCGCCCAATCCAACCCGACGCAATCCAACCCAGTTCAATCAAGCTCGGCAATCTCCCCCATCAAAGTTAAACTTCTGAGTCCTGGAACAGGCAATCGCCAGACACTCCGGTTTAAACCTGTGGTTGGCACCAAACAACTCAGCCTTATGAGTTTTGATCAAGCATTATTGATCAAACTGGCAGGAGAATCATTACCGTCTGTGGCGTTGCCGCTGGTGACTACTTCTATTGAGGTTGTGGTGACGAAGGTAGATGCCAATGGTGATATCCACTACCAGTTTCGCTATCCGGAGGTGGATGTGAAAGCAAAACCTGGTGTGCAGCCAGCAATTGTCGAAGCCATGAGATCACAACTGAAAAGTTTGCAAGAGATTCGTGGATCATTTGTGATGAGCGATCGTGGAAATATCAAAGCTGCTCAGTTTGATTTGCCAGAGACGCTAGATCCAACAATTCGACAAGTGCTTGAGCAGATGTCTCAATCAGTCAATCAACTCTCTTTTCCTTTCCCCGAAGAACCTGTCGCGATCGGTGCAAAGTGGCAAGCTAGTAACTCACCCACTCTCAACGGTATTACGCTGATTCAAACTAGCACTTATGAGTTAGTTGATTTGAAAAATGGTGTTGCAACCCTGAAATTTCAAGTTGAGCAACAAGCGTCACAACAGCGTATCACTCCACCACCACCTTTTCCAAATCTACAAATGCAGTTAAAATCGCTCACATCCCAAGGTGAAGGACAATCAATATTAGACCTCAGTAAGCCTTTTGTGCAATCTGCTACCCTTTCAATGAAATCAGCTAGCCAAATGAATGTTACGAACCCAGAAGTGTCACAAGAGATAGATATGGCAATGCAAGTGACAGTTCAACTGAATTTTGAACCAAAATGA
- a CDS encoding putative flavoprotein (IMG reference gene:2510096097~PFAM: Metallo-beta-lactamase superfamily; Flavin reductase like domain): MVALTEKPKTRLTIQTVEIAADTTAIRSLDWDRDRFDIEFALENGTTYNSFLIRGEKVALVDTSHEKFRSLYLESLTKLIDPKEIDYLIISHTEPDHSGLVKDVLHLNPSITVVGAKVAMQFLDDLVHQPFTRKLVKSGDRLDLGKGHVLEFISAPNLHWPDTILTYDHGTQTLFTCDVFGMHYCDDQTYDEDLALLDADYKTYYDCLMGPNARSVLAALKRMGDLPPITTIATGHGPLLHHHIPELVERYRTWSQEQAKAATTVALFYVSEYGCSDRLAHAIAQGIAKTGVVVEMVDLLEVDAQEVRELVDIAAGIVIGMPPQSGNTAVQTSALLGTILAATHSKQAFGLFESGGGDDESVYPLRNKLQGIGVTEAFAPILIKETPTEATYQLCEEAGTDLGQWLTRDRSIKQMKSLDSDLDKALGRISGGLYIITAKKGGASSAMLASWVAQASLEPLGITIAVAKDRAIESFMHAGDHFVLNVLEEGNYQLLMKHFLKRFPPGADRFAGIKTYAATNGSPILADALAYLECEVVSRMEGDDHWIVYSTVDVGRVSKPDGLTAVHHRKVGNHY; the protein is encoded by the coding sequence ATGGTTGCACTCACAGAAAAGCCCAAAACCCGGCTTACAATTCAAACCGTGGAAATTGCTGCTGATACTACTGCCATTCGTTCGCTCGATTGGGATCGTGATCGCTTTGATATCGAGTTTGCTCTGGAGAATGGCACCACCTACAACTCGTTTCTGATTCGCGGTGAAAAAGTTGCCCTGGTAGACACCTCCCATGAAAAATTTCGCTCCCTCTATCTAGAATCTCTGACTAAGCTAATTGACCCGAAGGAGATTGATTACCTGATCATCAGCCACACCGAACCTGACCATAGCGGTTTAGTAAAAGATGTGTTGCATCTCAATCCCAGCATTACGGTAGTAGGCGCGAAAGTGGCGATGCAGTTTTTGGATGATTTGGTGCATCAACCGTTTACTCGCAAGTTGGTGAAAAGTGGCGATCGCCTGGATCTAGGCAAAGGGCATGTGTTGGAATTTATTTCTGCACCCAACCTGCACTGGCCCGACACTATTCTCACCTATGACCACGGCACGCAAACCCTCTTCACCTGCGATGTGTTTGGGATGCACTATTGCGACGACCAAACCTATGATGAAGATCTGGCATTGCTCGATGCCGACTACAAAACCTACTACGACTGCCTGATGGGCCCTAATGCTCGTTCAGTGCTGGCAGCCCTTAAGCGCATGGGAGATTTGCCACCCATTACCACGATCGCCACGGGGCATGGACCGCTACTGCATCACCACATTCCTGAACTGGTAGAACGTTACCGTACCTGGAGCCAGGAACAGGCAAAAGCGGCAACCACTGTTGCGTTGTTTTATGTATCGGAATATGGCTGCAGTGATCGTCTGGCTCACGCGATCGCTCAGGGAATCGCCAAAACTGGCGTGGTTGTAGAGATGGTTGATCTTCTGGAAGTAGATGCGCAGGAAGTACGGGAACTGGTGGATATTGCTGCGGGAATTGTGATTGGAATGCCACCCCAATCAGGCAATACAGCAGTGCAAACTAGCGCATTGTTGGGCACAATTCTGGCAGCTACCCACTCGAAGCAGGCATTTGGCTTGTTTGAGTCAGGCGGTGGGGATGATGAATCGGTCTACCCGTTACGGAACAAACTACAAGGAATTGGTGTAACGGAAGCATTTGCCCCGATCTTGATTAAAGAGACACCGACGGAAGCTACCTACCAGCTTTGTGAAGAAGCGGGAACCGACCTGGGACAATGGCTGACCCGCGATCGTAGTATTAAGCAAATGAAGTCTCTCGATAGCGATCTGGATAAGGCATTGGGTCGGATCAGCGGCGGGCTGTATATTATCACGGCGAAAAAGGGCGGAGCATCCAGTGCCATGCTGGCATCCTGGGTTGCCCAAGCCAGCTTGGAACCGTTGGGGATTACCATTGCCGTTGCTAAAGATCGGGCAATTGAATCCTTTATGCATGCAGGCGATCACTTTGTATTAAACGTCCTAGAGGAGGGTAACTACCAACTCTTGATGAAGCACTTCCTCAAGCGCTTTCCGCCCGGTGCTGATCGGTTTGCAGGCATTAAAACCTATGCTGCTACCAATGGCTCACCGATTTTGGCAGATGCCCTGGCATATTTGGAATGCGAAGTGGTCAGCCGGATGGAAGGCGACGATCATTGGATTGTCTACAGCACCGTTGATGTAGGACGAGTATCTAAGCCAGATGGACTTACAGCGGTTCACCACCGTAAGGTCGGTAATCATTACTAA
- a CDS encoding hypothetical protein (IMG reference gene:2510096098~PFAM: DUF218 domain) gives MFLFLSKLLPLFLYPLGLACLLLIVALVLLLWRKPRLATLPIAFALIVLLIGSNAWVSDWLVRSLESQNIPKTELPNAEAIVVLGGCTKAAVAPRPWVDVADEGDRVLYAANLYKAGKAPKIIVSGGRVDWEGDNFTPESKDMAILLEAMGVPKTAIVQEPTSRNTRENAVNTKQIMEAQNIRRILLVTSALHMPRSLAIFRKLGMDATPAQTDYWVADGDRQEFSDSPQAITLSLLPETERLRMTTRALKEYVGIAIYWLRGWL, from the coding sequence ATGTTTCTCTTTCTATCTAAACTGCTGCCCCTATTCTTGTATCCATTGGGTTTAGCGTGTTTATTACTCATAGTGGCGCTGGTCTTGTTGCTATGGCGCAAACCGAGGTTAGCCACACTGCCGATCGCCTTTGCGTTAATTGTGCTGCTGATAGGTAGCAATGCCTGGGTAAGTGATTGGCTAGTGCGATCGCTGGAGTCGCAAAACATTCCTAAAACAGAGTTGCCTAACGCTGAGGCGATCGTGGTGCTGGGGGGATGCACGAAAGCGGCAGTGGCTCCCCGTCCCTGGGTAGATGTGGCGGATGAGGGCGATCGCGTCCTCTATGCTGCTAATTTGTACAAAGCGGGCAAAGCACCAAAGATCATCGTCAGCGGTGGGCGGGTGGATTGGGAAGGGGATAACTTTACGCCAGAGTCGAAAGATATGGCGATTTTGCTGGAAGCAATGGGTGTACCGAAGACGGCTATCGTGCAGGAACCCACTTCTCGCAACACCCGCGAAAATGCTGTCAATACGAAACAAATTATGGAGGCGCAAAATATTCGCCGCATCCTGTTAGTGACCTCTGCACTGCATATGCCGCGATCGCTGGCAATTTTTAGAAAACTGGGGATGGATGCCACGCCTGCCCAGACAGATTATTGGGTAGCCGATGGCGATCGCCAGGAATTCAGCGACAGTCCCCAAGCCATCACCTTGAGCCTGCTGCCAGAAACTGAGCGTTTGAGAATGACGACCCGCGCCTTGAAAGAATACGTCGGTATTGCAATCTACTGGTTGCGCGGCTGGCTTTAG